Within the Burkholderia sp. NRF60-BP8 genome, the region AGGCGCGAAGGGCTACCGCTATCTCGGTGACTATTTCTACAGCGGGACCAATGGCGGCACGCAATCGATCTTCGTGAACGACGGCACCGCGCAGACCTATACGTACCAGTTGCAGACGGCGCCGGCCGACATGACGTCCTTCGTCAATGCGGCCAACGCGCAAGGGGCGAGCGGTTACCGCTACGAAGGACCGCTCACGTACGGCGATCTCTATCGCAAGGATGGCGGTTCGTCCGCCACCTACACGTACACGACGACCGGCCTGCCGGCCGACGTGAACGCGTTCCTCACGCAGGCGAACGGACAGGGCCAGTCGGGCTACTGGTTCCTCGGTCCGATGGCGGTGGGCGCCGTGCAGGCGAACGTGTATATGAAGAACAACGCGTCGACCGCGACCTATACGTACGACGCGCTGGCGCCAGCGTCGACCGTCGGCGATTTCATCGCCCAGGCCAACAGCGAAGGGGCCAAGGGTTATCGCGCGAAGGGCGGGATGGCATTCGGCACGACGATCTCGTGGATCTACGTGAAGGACCAGACGCAGTCGCCGACCTTCTCGTACCAGTCGGCCGCGATCCAGGCGACCGGCGCGAACTTCGTGCAGCAAGCCAATACGTTCGGCGCGCAGGGCGCCGCGTACCTGAGCGATATCGCGCTCGGCGTTTCCTCGCCGGTGATGGCGTCGTTCTATTTCACGCCGAAGAATTGCACGGGCTTCCTGTGCACGACGCTGAATCCGCTCACGCAGAACTGAGCAGGCGCGTCCGGGGCGGCTGCATCGCACGGAACGTTCCGTCGAACATGCTCCGCGCGCATTGAATCGCGTGCCTCAGATGCGCCACGTCCGTGGCCGCATCTTTTGTCGCCGGCTTGCCGGCGACATTTCATTTTGTACGTGCGTCGGTCGGGCGCGCCGGACACGCCGCGCGCACCGTCTCGACCGCCGCCGTCAACCGTTGCGAAAGATCTCGTTGTACGCGCTCAACGCCGGCGCCCCGCCAAGATGCGCGTATAGCACCTTCGACCCCGGCTCGAATTCCCCGCGCCGCACCTTGTCGATCATCCCGTGCATCGATTTCCCTTCGTAGACGGGATCGGTCAGCATCCCTTCCAGCCGTGCGCACAGGCGAATCGCTTCCAGCGTGCCGTCGCTCGGCAAGCCATACTCCGGCCCGCCGTACCGCGTATCGAGCACGACATCCTGGTCGACGATATCGCGGCCGAGCCCGACCAGCTCGGCCGTATGCCGCGCGATCCGCGTGATCTGTTCGCGCGTCTGCTCCGGCTTCGCCGACGCATCGATGCCGATCACGCGATCCGCGCGCCCGTCGGCCGCGAAGCCGACGACCATGCCGGCCTGCGTGCTGCCCGTCACCGAGCAGACGACGACGTAATCGAACTTGAACCCGAGCGCCGCTTCCTGCGCACGCACCTCCTCGGCGAAGCCGACGAATCCGAGCCCGCCAAGCGGATGCTCGGAACAGCCGGCCGGAATCGGATACGGCTTGCCGCCCGCCTGCCGCACGCTCTCCATCGCTTCTTCCCAACTGCGGCGAATGCCGATGTCGAAGCCGTCGGCGACGAGCCGCACGTCGGCGCCCATCATCCGGGACAACTGGATGTTGCCGACCCGGTCGTACACCGGATCTTCGTAGTTGACCCAGTGTTCCTGCACGAGCACGCACTTCATCCCGAGATGCGCGGCCACGGCCGCCACCTGGCGCGTCTGGTTCGACTGCACGCCGCCGATCGACACGAGCGTATCGGCGCCCTGCGCGAGCGCGTCGGGCACGAGATATTCGAGCTTGCGGGTCTTGTTGCCGCCGAATGCGAGGCCGCTGTTGCAGTCCTCGCGCTTCGCATACAACTCGACCTTGCCGCCGAGATGCGCGCTCAGGCGCTTGAGTGGCTGGATGGGTGTCGGGCCGAACGTCAACGGATAGCGGGGGAAGCGTTGCAGGTTCATCGGCGGGCTCCGAAAAGGGAAACAAGACGGGAAATCGGGTCGTTGGGGCGCTGCCGGCAGGCCGGGCTCCGATCCAAAAAATGATAGGCACAAGCGCGGGAAATGAGCTTGCGAAATGAATTGTGTCGACCTACGTTATCGACGATACAAATGCAAATTGAGCAATTTCAATTCGTCGAAATGGGAGTTGGCGCAATGAAATTAGAGCGCAGCAATGCATCGCGAGCCGACGCCGCACCGACGCTCGACCGCATCGACCGCGCGATCCTGCGGCAACTGCAGCAGGATGCGTCGATCTCGAACGTGAGCCTCGCGGCGAAAGTGAAGCTGAGCGCGCCGGCGTGCCTGCGGCGCGTCGAGCGGCTCAAGGAAATGGGGCTGATCCGCGGCATCGTCGCGTTGCTCGAACCGAAGGCGCTCGGCGCCGGAATGCTGGTCGTGATCGGCTTCGTACTCGATCGCTCGACGCCGGAAGCGTTCGCCGCGTTCGAGAAGGCGGCGCAGAAAGTGTCGGGGTGTGTCGAATGCCACGTCGTGACGGGAGAATTCGACTACTTCATGCTCGTGCGCACGCGCGACAACGACAGCTTCAACCGGCTGCATGCCGAGCAGTTGCTTTACTTGCCGGGCGTGCGGCAGGTGCGCTCGTTCATGGTGCTCAAGGAAATCCTGTCGACGCATGCGTTGCCGCTGTAGCGCGGCAGGGCGGCCGGTTTCGCGTCGGTCGTCCGTGCGGAACGCATCGCGATTGCACCGTGCATACGTCGTTTCGCGTCCTTGACTATCATGCGTCGATGCAGGGCAGATGCTGCATGTCCCGACAACCCAACTGTGAGGGCATCATGGCAAGACAGACGATGGCGGAATATCTGGCGAAGACGCTGGCAGCTGCGGGCGTCGAGCGCATCTGGGGCGTGACGGGCGACAGCCTGAACGGCCTGTCGTTCAGCCTGAGCCAGATCGGCTCGATCCGCTGGATGCACACGCGGCACGAGGAGAGTGCGGCGTTCGCGGCCGGCGCCGATGCGGCGTCCACCGGGCGGCTCGCGGTGTGCGCGGGCAGTTGCGGCCCCGGCAACCTGCACCTGATCAACGGGTTGTACGACTGCCACCGCAACCACCAGCCGGTGCTCGCAATCGCCGCGCACATTCCGTCCACGGAGATCGGCCTCGGCTACTTCCAGGAAACCCATCCGCAGGAGCTGTTCCGCGAGTGCAGCCACTTCGCCGAACTCGTGACGAACGCGTCGCAGTTCCCGCGCGTGCTGGCGCGCGCGATGCGCACCGCGATCGACGAGCGCGGCGTGGCGGTGATCGTGCTGCCGGGCGATATCGCGCTCGGCGACGGTCCGGACGAAGCGCCGGCGTGGACCGAAGCGGCGCCGCCGTCGATCCTGCCGGCCGATGCCGATCTCGACCGGCTCGCGGCGCTGCTCAATGGGTCCGACGCGGTCACGCTGCTGTGCGGCAGCGGCACGCAGGGCGCGCACGACGAAGTGGTCGCGCTGGCCGATACGCTCGGCGCGCCGGTCGTGCACGCGCTGCGCGGCAAGCAGTTCGTCGAATGGGACAACCCGTTCGACGTCGGCATGACCGGGTTGATCGGTTTCAGCTCCGGCTATCACGCGATGGAATCGTGCGACACGCTGCTGATGCTCGGCACGGATTTCCCGTACCGGCCGTTTTATCCGACCCATGCGAAGGTCGCGCAGATCGACTGGAAAGGCTCGCAGCTCGGCCATCGCGCACCGCTCGCGCTCGGGCTCGTCGGCACCGTGAAGGAAACGATCGCGGCGTTGCTGCCGCGGCTCACGCGCAAGACGCAGCGGCGCTTCCTCGAGAACGCGCTGAAGCACTACGCGGCCGCGCGCAAGGGGCTCGACGATCTCGCGGTGGCCGAGCCGCCGGGCCGCGCAATCCATCCGCAGTACCTGACGAAGATCGTCGACGAGGTCGCGGCCGACGACGCGATCTTCACGGCCGACGTCGGCACGCCGACACTCTGGGCCGCGCGCTACCTGACGATGAACGGCAAGCGGCAACTGCACGGCTCGTTCAACCACGGGTCGATGGCGAATGCGATGCCGCAGGCGCTCGGCGCGCAGGGCGCGCATCCGGGGCGGCAGGTCGTGTCGCTGTCGGGCGACGGCGGCCTGTCGATGCTGCTCGGCGATCTGCTGAGCGCACGCCAGTTGAAGCTGCCGATCAAGATCGTCGTGTACAACAACAGCCTGCTCGGCTTCGTGTCGATGGAGCTGAAGGCCGCCGGCTATCTCGACACGAACGTCGACCTGAGCCCGACCGACTTCGCGGCGATCGCGAAGGGCGCCGGTATTTTCAGCGTGCGCGTCGAGCATTCGGAAAACGTCGAGCACGCGTTGCGTACGGCGTTCGAGCATGATGGGCCGGCCGTGGTCGACGTCGTCACGTCGAAGTACGAGCTCGCGATGCCGCCGAAGATCGAGCTCGCGCATGCGAAGGGCTTCAGCCTGTTCATGCTGCGCGATCCTCAGTGGGCGCGGCGACGAGATCGTCGAGCTGGCGAGAACGAATTTGCGGTGAGCGGGCGGCGCAAGCGGGACGGGCGCCGGCCGCAGATCCGGCACGAATTGATCGGATAAATCAGGGACAATCTTCACGTCGCCTTAAGTTTGCTTTTCCTAAAATCGATTGGGTCGCCGCGCCGTGCGGCGGATCGATTCGTTCCAGGAGGATGCGCATGCTCGAGCCCCGTGTCGCCGCAGCCCTGTTCCATGAAGTCGTCGGCATGTCGAAGCCGACGGCGCAACCGCGCGAGGCGTGCCAATGACGTGGCCGAACGCGTGGCGTGTCTCGGCGCTGTTCGTGCGCGAGTGGGTCGAGCGTCCGGCCCTGGTGGGCGCGTTGTGCCCCAGTTCGCGGCACCTGGCGCGCGAGATGGCCGATGCAGTGCCGGACGGCGACGGGCTCGTCGTCGAACTCGGTGGCGGCACCGGCGCGATCACCGCGGCGCTGCTCGAACGCGGCGTCGCGCCCCGGCGTCTCGTGGTGGTCGAACGCTCGCCGGCGTTCGTGCAGCATCTGCGGCGACGCTTTCCCGGAATCTCGATCGTGTCGGGCGACGCGCGGCAACTCGAGCGGCTGATGCCGCCGGGGGCCGCGGTCGACGCGATCGTCTCGTGCCTGCCGTTGCGCACGCTGCCGCGTGAAGACGTGGCGGCGATCGTCGGTCAATGTCACCGCGTGCTGTCGGCCGACGGCGTGATGATTCAGTTCACGTACGATTTGCGGCCGCCCGGCCGTCATCCGCTCGGCGATTCGGCATTCGTTGCCTGCGATAGCCGGATCGTCTGGGCAAATTTTCCGCCTGCGCGCATCGTGACCGTGCGCTGCGCCGCCGCATACGCCGGTTGAGCGTGGCTGCGGGGCGCGCTCAGCCGGCGCCCCGTCAAGCCCATTGGTTCGCCGTGCTCATCCATCCGGTTTTCCTTCGGCACGTCGTCGCATCGGGTTCCTGCCATCCCGGCCGCGTTCTCCTTCGTTGGCCGTCATCCGCGGAAAGCTAGACCCGCGTGCTGCTCGCCATCTGCACGGCAGGCCGCAACGCGACCCGCTTGACGAAGCGATCGAGCGGCGCCGCATAGCCGCGCGCGATGACTGCACTGAAACCTGCCGAAAGCACCAGATACGCGACGAGCAGCGCCAGCTTGTCGTCGCCATGCATGGCGGACGGCGCCCAGAACGTGCGCAGCATGCCGAGCACGATCAGATGGAACAGATACAGCTCGTAGCTGAGCCGGCCGCTCCAGCGCAGCGGCGCGAGCATGCGGCCGCGATCGGGGGTGCGTTGCGCATGCGCGCCGATCAGCAGCACGGCCGTGCCGAGCGCCATGGCGGAGACGCCGAACACATGGCTTTCGACGATCGGCCACGCGAGATAGAGCGCCGTCATCGCCGCTGCCGCGAGCCATTGCACGGGCGCGGCCGCGAGCGCCTGCCAGCGCGCGCGTTCGGCCAGCAGCGCGGTACAGCAGCCGATCGCGATGCCGTCGAAGCAGGCGAAGTACGCGTACAGGAAGCCGCCTTCGTCGCCCGGATGCGTATGGCGGTACACGGGGCCGATCGCGGCGACCAGCAGCCAGAACGCGAACAGCAGCGCGTCGCGGCGCAGTGCGATGCACAGCAGCGGGAACGACAGGTAGAACACCTCTTCGACCGACAGCGACCACAGTACGCCGAGCGCGTAGTTGACCCATCCGTACGCGCCGATCAGCACGTTCATCCAGAACGTGAGCGACGCCAGGTTCACGAGCCAGTACGACACGGCGACGCCCTGCGGCGCATGGTTCGCGAAGATCGGCACGCCGGCCGCGGCCAGTCCGTCGACGAGCGCGAGCAGCAGAAGCAGGCACGGGACGATCCGCGCGATGCGCGACACGTAGAACGCGCGCACGTCGAGCGTGCCGAGGCTGCCCCAGCGGCGGCGCGCATTCGACGTGATCAGGTAGCCCGAGATCGCGAAGAACATCGTCACGCCGTAATTGCCGTTGCGCACGATCGCATGGACCGTGTCCCAGCCGAGCACGCGTGCGAGCGCGGTGTCGCGCAGTGGATACGCGATGTTGAAGTGATGCAGCAGGACGAGCAGGATCGATACGCCGCGCAGCAAGTCGATGCGGGCGTTGCGCGGGGCGGCGCTCATTGTGGCCGGGCTGGTTCGGCGAGCGCCGGCAGCGTCGCGAGAAACGTGTCGCGCGAGCGCAGGCCGGCATTCGGCGTATGCGCCTGCTCATCCTGGATCAGGTTCGCGAACACGAGCGTACGCGACCCC harbors:
- a CDS encoding 1-aminocyclopropane-1-carboxylate deaminase → MNLQRFPRYPLTFGPTPIQPLKRLSAHLGGKVELYAKREDCNSGLAFGGNKTRKLEYLVPDALAQGADTLVSIGGVQSNQTRQVAAVAAHLGMKCVLVQEHWVNYEDPVYDRVGNIQLSRMMGADVRLVADGFDIGIRRSWEEAMESVRQAGGKPYPIPAGCSEHPLGGLGFVGFAEEVRAQEAALGFKFDYVVVCSVTGSTQAGMVVGFAADGRADRVIGIDASAKPEQTREQITRIARHTAELVGLGRDIVDQDVVLDTRYGGPEYGLPSDGTLEAIRLCARLEGMLTDPVYEGKSMHGMIDKVRRGEFEPGSKVLYAHLGGAPALSAYNEIFRNG
- a CDS encoding Lrp/AsnC family transcriptional regulator — protein: MKLERSNASRADAAPTLDRIDRAILRQLQQDASISNVSLAAKVKLSAPACLRRVERLKEMGLIRGIVALLEPKALGAGMLVVIGFVLDRSTPEAFAAFEKAAQKVSGCVECHVVTGEFDYFMLVRTRDNDSFNRLHAEQLLYLPGVRQVRSFMVLKEILSTHALPL
- a CDS encoding class I SAM-dependent methyltransferase codes for the protein MTWPNAWRVSALFVREWVERPALVGALCPSSRHLAREMADAVPDGDGLVVELGGGTGAITAALLERGVAPRRLVVVERSPAFVQHLRRRFPGISIVSGDARQLERLMPPGAAVDAIVSCLPLRTLPREDVAAIVGQCHRVLSADGVMIQFTYDLRPPGRHPLGDSAFVACDSRIVWANFPPARIVTVRCAAAYAG
- a CDS encoding acyltransferase family protein, with the translated sequence MSAAPRNARIDLLRGVSILLVLLHHFNIAYPLRDTALARVLGWDTVHAIVRNGNYGVTMFFAISGYLITSNARRRWGSLGTLDVRAFYVSRIARIVPCLLLLLALVDGLAAAGVPIFANHAPQGVAVSYWLVNLASLTFWMNVLIGAYGWVNYALGVLWSLSVEEVFYLSFPLLCIALRRDALLFAFWLLVAAIGPVYRHTHPGDEGGFLYAYFACFDGIAIGCCTALLAERARWQALAAAPVQWLAAAAMTALYLAWPIVESHVFGVSAMALGTAVLLIGAHAQRTPDRGRMLAPLRWSGRLSYELYLFHLIVLGMLRTFWAPSAMHGDDKLALLVAYLVLSAGFSAVIARGYAAPLDRFVKRVALRPAVQMASSTRV